The following coding sequences lie in one Desulfovibrio sp. Huiquan2017 genomic window:
- a CDS encoding CreA family protein has protein sequence MSTLDFLKTRRKRRWTGTIRTLLLALLLCAVFPAPVASEVIGSVDTVFHMFSRDDDIMLEAFDDPDVDGVTCYLSRARKGGVKGMIGVAEDPSDASIMCLATGDIHVPERVKNGKSDGEKVFKKGTSLVFKSMQVVRFYDQKRDVLVYMVYSDRIVEGSPKNSITCVKVK, from the coding sequence ATGAGTACTCTAGACTTTCTTAAGACTCGCCGGAAAAGACGGTGGACCGGGACGATCCGCACGCTCCTGCTCGCCCTGCTCCTGTGTGCGGTATTTCCCGCACCCGTGGCGTCGGAGGTCATCGGCAGCGTGGACACGGTCTTCCACATGTTCTCCAGGGACGACGACATCATGCTGGAAGCCTTCGACGACCCGGACGTGGACGGCGTGACCTGCTACCTGAGCCGGGCGCGCAAAGGCGGGGTCAAGGGCATGATCGGCGTGGCGGAGGACCCGTCCGACGCCTCGATCATGTGCCTGGCCACCGGCGACATCCACGTGCCCGAACGGGTCAAAAACGGCAAGTCCGACGGCGAAAAGGTCTTCAAGAAGGGCACCTCTCTGGTCTTCAAATCCATGCAGGTGGTCCGGTTCTACGATCAGAAACGGGACGTCCTCGTCTATATGGTCTACAGCGACCGCATCGTCGAGGGTTCGCCCAAGAACAGCATCACCTGTGTCAAGGTGAAGTGA
- a CDS encoding diguanylate cyclase, producing the protein MPIETGMFDGLGASYEDGSKAALLSAIARSAEELTSGKGWPEGVNDLLAALGRVTGVSRVWIFQTVALTPTHITQNYAFEWAAEPRYRQIGMPMFSMFTNPIDQPGYRELIQSRRNGEWQKILTRHLVPGWLFDSQTLQGIKSMLTIPVMVDDEWWGTLGFDDCEREYDWTDVEIALLRTAAYLISNAVLRDRLSAKRKQFDILRRITDSSAWSFDFTTGQVWCAAELIHSMPMPAENIYLSLRAGLRLLHPPDRHALLRSVRDHMLGNKDVFRQDLRLVTDCGDLRWVELVGNLRRSGNGRPEQLAGIAVDIRARKQEEERLREEAGTDPLTGVLNRRMFWREMQAQLDLAVDQGDPFALLVLDIDHFKILNDNYGHGVGDVILRGFAERCASAVRSQDLVARMGGDEFVILLPGKRCRAARNVAERILENVASAPFPVDARDHQVTASIGLYIHDGSLSTPARVFERADEALYRAKRQGRNRLAEAGECLCAE; encoded by the coding sequence ATGCCCATAGAGACCGGAATGTTCGATGGATTGGGGGCCTCATACGAGGATGGCAGCAAAGCGGCCCTGCTTTCGGCCATAGCCCGAAGCGCCGAAGAGTTGACCTCGGGCAAGGGCTGGCCCGAAGGCGTCAACGACCTGCTGGCCGCATTGGGGCGCGTCACCGGCGTGAGCCGGGTGTGGATTTTTCAGACCGTGGCCCTGACCCCGACCCACATTACCCAGAATTACGCCTTCGAGTGGGCGGCCGAGCCCCGTTACCGGCAGATCGGCATGCCCATGTTCTCCATGTTCACCAACCCCATCGACCAGCCCGGCTACAGGGAACTGATCCAAAGCCGCCGGAACGGGGAATGGCAGAAGATCCTGACCCGCCACCTGGTCCCGGGTTGGCTGTTTGACAGCCAGACCTTGCAGGGAATCAAGTCCATGCTGACCATCCCGGTCATGGTCGATGACGAGTGGTGGGGAACCCTGGGGTTCGACGACTGCGAGCGCGAATACGACTGGACCGACGTGGAGATCGCCCTGCTGCGCACGGCGGCCTATCTCATATCCAACGCCGTGCTTCGCGACCGGCTTTCCGCCAAGCGCAAGCAGTTCGACATCCTGCGCCGGATCACCGACAGCTCGGCCTGGTCCTTCGACTTCACCACCGGCCAGGTGTGGTGCGCGGCTGAACTCATTCATTCCATGCCCATGCCCGCCGAGAACATTTACCTTTCCCTGCGCGCCGGGCTCCGCCTGCTCCATCCCCCGGATCGGCATGCGCTGCTCAGGTCCGTGCGCGATCACATGCTCGGGAACAAGGACGTCTTCCGCCAGGACCTTCGCCTGGTCACGGACTGTGGCGACCTTCGTTGGGTGGAACTTGTCGGCAACCTTCGGCGCAGCGGCAACGGTCGGCCCGAGCAGCTCGCGGGTATCGCCGTGGACATTCGGGCGCGCAAGCAGGAAGAGGAGCGGCTTCGGGAGGAGGCGGGCACCGACCCGCTGACCGGGGTGCTCAACCGGCGCATGTTCTGGCGTGAAATGCAAGCCCAGCTGGATCTGGCCGTGGACCAGGGCGACCCTTTCGCCCTGCTCGTGCTGGACATCGATCATTTCAAGATCCTGAACGACAACTACGGCCACGGCGTGGGCGACGTGATTTTGCGCGGCTTTGCCGAGCGCTGCGCCTCGGCCGTGCGCAGCCAGGACCTCGTCGCCCGTATGGGCGGCGATGAGTTCGTCATCCTCCTGCCCGGCAAGCGCTGCCGGGCCGCCCGCAACGTGGCCGAGCGCATCCTGGAGAACGTGGCCTCCGCCCCGTTCCCTGTGGATGCCCGGGATCACCAGGTCACGGCCAGCATCGGCCTGTACATTCACGACGGTTCCCTGTCCACTCCGGCCCGGGTCTTCGAGCGCGCGGACGAGGCCTTGTATCGGGCCAAGCGTCAGGGCCGCAACCGGCTGGCCGAGGCCGGGGAGTGCCTTTGCGCGGAGTGA
- a CDS encoding DMT family protein has translation MRIPLYTALLLTASNVFMTFAWYAHLKELNQRPWYVAALVSWGIALFEYLIQVPANRLGYTTMTLPQLKIMQEVIALAVFAPFCLLYMHQPLKLDYLWAAFCLLGAVYFIFRS, from the coding sequence ATGCGCATTCCCCTTTATACCGCCCTGCTGCTGACCGCGTCCAACGTATTCATGACCTTCGCCTGGTATGCCCATCTCAAGGAGCTGAACCAGCGTCCATGGTACGTGGCGGCCCTCGTAAGCTGGGGCATCGCCCTGTTCGAATACCTGATCCAGGTCCCGGCCAACCGGTTGGGCTACACCACCATGACCCTGCCGCAGCTCAAGATCATGCAGGAGGTCATCGCCCTGGCCGTGTTCGCGCCGTTCTGCCTGCTGTACATGCACCAGCCCCTCAAGCTCGATTACCTGTGGGCCGCGTTCTGCCTACTCGGGGCGGTCTATTTCATTTTCCGTTCCTGA